The Aquitalea magnusonii region GCACCCCAGTCATATGTCTGACGTGACACCTGGCCCAGATCAAGTCCGGTATAAACTTCCAGCGACTGTCCACGTGAGCTGGGTGGCAACACTGTCCATGCCAGTTCGTTACGCAAAAAATAGCCATTGCTGCCAGACAGGCTGTAGGTATCAAAACCACGTACGGTATAGCGGCTACCTATGCTGAATTGCTCGGAGCCCAGCAACAAATCAGGGCTGTACTGTCCCTTGATACTGGTCGTCCAGCGCAGATTCTGTTCACCGATTTTCAGTGGTGCACTCAGATTAAGACGGACAGCATAAACACGAGCACGGGCGGAAGGCCCACCTTGGTCAGCCAAGGTATCTGCCATCGCATCCCAAAAATTGATCCCCTTCGTCGCCGATAACGCACCATCCAGGACCCATGCACCCAGGTAATGTCGATGTGTCAGCTCTAAGCCTATTTGGGTGAGGTTTCTACGCTGTGTGCTGATTTCTACGTTTTCAATGAAACTGCGCGACGCTTTACGCGTTAGTTGCAAGGCTAATTCCGTTTTACTGGCTTGGTTCCGCTGCAATAAGCGCGACAAGGAAAAAAATGAATTACGACTATGACCTGTAGAAATAAATGTCTGATTTACTCCTTGAACCAACTGGCGATAATCTGACTCACTGTAACTGATAAGACCAGTCCAGTTACCCCAAGGTAATACCCAGGACAAAGTATCAGCTCGTGAACGTGGGTCACTGATACGTTCTCCATCCTGAGTCCAATTGATCGAAAAGCTGTCGTTGATACCAATAACGTTATCGGTAGTTAGGCCTAGACTGCCTTGCTGTTTTCCCGTTGATTTCTGACCAGAATCATCCCACCCGTACGTCAAACTCCATGGCTTGCCTCGCTCACGCTTCACCAGAACATCCGAATATCCCTCTTGCCCTGCTGGCACAATTTCCATGCTGGCTTTTTGTGAACTCACACGAGAAAGCTGCTCTAGGCCTTGCTCAAGTGCCCGCACATTCAGAACATCACCCGAATCAATAGGAAATGCAGCGCGTAGGGACAGGTCACTCCCCCCATTTTGCAAACGAATCTGGCCCAAACGGCCTGGCACAATCACCAATTTCAGCACCCCTGATTTAAGGTTCTGCTCCGGCAGATAAGCACGGCTGGTGACATAGCCCCGCTCTACCATGGCATTGGTAAGGACCTGCACCAGTGTTTGTAACTGGCGTACATCGGGGCAATTTCCATGCATAGGTTTGACGATATCGTGCAGCCAGCCATCCCATGCGGTGGGCTCACCAGTGAAAGTTACTGATTTAATCTCAAAGCAGAGGCCAATTTCAGTTTGTGGCTGCATGCTGTCTTGCGGGGCTGGAAGAGCCGCTTCCGGTATTGGAGCGTTAAAAATATCCGGTCGAGTGAGCAACTCTTGTCGCTGTTGTTCCAGTTGTTGCTGGCGGTCACGCAGAATCTGGTCGGGTGAAGTGGCTGCATATCCGTATGCCGGCAACAGCACAGAAATAAGGGCAAGGCCTTGAATAATGGGGTAACGCAGCAGCATCTTAATATCTAATATTCATATTTTTTATAGGAATTAATGATATTTGCAAAACATAGGGGAGAGTCAAGGGGGCACGGTATGCGGAAAGCAAAACCAGTCATCAGCGCAAAGAAGAGTGTGAAGCAAGAAGAAGGTGATTCAGCTACACCGCAAGCGCTTGCACATGCGATGTCAATTACATTTAAAATTTCCGTAACCACATCAGCCCCCTGCCGAATAGAAAGTTTCCACTTGGCTTTCCATTTGCCAGCAATATGTCCTTGCAGTGACTGTGGAATTAAGCCCAAGCCGCTGATTTGGCAAGCTTTCTACCGCTGTGCCGCACTGGCATGAATCTTGATCTGTAACCCTCTCCGTTACAGCGCTTCGACACCATGCACACCGCACACATCACCATCATGGGGCTGGGCAACCTGCTCTGGGCTGACGAAGGTTTTGGCGTACGCGCCGCCGAGCAGCTGTTTGCCCGCTACCAGCTCCCTGCCAACGTCGACGTTGTGGACGGTGGCACCCAAGGCCTGTTGCTGCTGCCCTATGTGGAGGAAGCGGACCGGCTGATCCTGTTCGACGCCATCGACTTTGGCCTCACGCCCGGCACGCTGAAGGTGTACCACGACGATGCCGTGCCGGCCTATCTCACCGCCAAGAAAATGAGCCTGCACCAGACCGGGTTTTCCGAGGTGCTGGCGCTGGCCGACCTCAAGGGTAATCTGCCCGGCCAGATTGTGCTGATCGGCGTGCAGCCGGTACAACTGGAAGACTATGGCGGCAGCCTGACCGACGCGGTGCGCGCGCAGCTGGAACCGGCTATCGCGCTGGCCGTACAGCAGTTGCAGGACTGGGGCGTCAGCCTGTCACCCCGCCAGGACGACGACCGGCTGAACCACGCCAGCCTGGACATGCAGCGCTATGAAGACGAACGCCCGTCAGCCGAACTGGCCTGCCGCATTGGCGACGACCGCGTGCTGCAAGGAGAAGGCTGATGTGTCTGGGCATTCCCATGCAAGTGGAACGCTGTCACCAACTGGTGGCCGACTGTCAGCACGCCGGGCAATGGCAAACGGTAGACCTGTCGCTGGTGGGCGCAGTACAGCCCGGCGACTGGCTGCTGGTATTCATGGGGGCGGCACGCGAGGTGCTAAGCGCCGAACGTGCAGCCGACATCCTGGATGCACTGGCCGCACTGGATGCCGCCATGAACGGCCGTTTCGACCCGGCCATCCATCTGGCCGACCTCAATCAGCGCGAACCGCAATTGCCCCCGCATCTGCAGGCGCAATTGGACGCACAAAGGAAAACCTCCTGATGAGCAATCCGCAAGACAACCTGCTGCAAAGGCTGGCTGATACCGGCTACCAGGCCGTTGCTGCAGCCGGGCTGGACAGCCTGGCAAGCGCAACGCCAAACCTGATCGTGATGCTGAATGCCGACCCGGTGAAATATCCCGAGGTGCTGGACAATGTGGTGATCGTGCCGGAAGTGCTGCGCGAATTCCCCGCCGATACCTTCCGCGTGGCCTATGCCGACCTGCCGGCCAGCCAGGCCATTGCCAAACGCTTTGGCATCCTGAAATTCCCGGCCCTGCTGTTTCTGCGGCAGGGAGAATACGTGGGCATCATCGCCGGCCTGCAGGACTGGCCGGACATCGTACACAGCTTTGCCGACAAGCTCACCGCCCCCACCCGTCGCCCGCCTTCGGTCGGCATTCCGGTCACCAGTGCCAGCAGCGAGAAAGGTTGCGCATGAACATCAAACCCTTCCCCGTCGCCGTGGTGGGCCTTGGCCCCGGTTCGCAACCGGAAGACCCGGACCTGGCCTACATGCCGCTGCCGCGTGAAATCGACAGCTTCGACCAGCCCACCCTGCCCACCTCGGAAGAAGTGGAACACCTGCATGCCGCCAAACAGGTGATTGCCGACCTGATTGCCCAGTTGCAGGGCTATCAGGGTGATGCCGAGGTTTATCCGGTGCAGGACATCAGCCAGCTTGACGCCGCCAACCGTCAGTTGATCAACCAGCTACTGGGCGAAGGCGAGGTGTCCTGTCGGGTGAAACTGCTGGACGGACGCGAACTGGACATGCAGGAATCGGTATTCGCCGGCATCTGGCGCGTGCTGGAAAGCAGCGCCGACGGCCAGCTGCTGGCCGACCGCATTGAAGCCTGCCCGATTCCCGCCGCCGTATGGCAGGCCGCCCGCGCGTTTGGCAAGGCCGAGCTGGACATCCCCACCCTGCCCGAGCAACTGATGAATGCCGGGCCGGTACTGACCGAAATTGCCGCCGCCATGCAAAACCCCGGCAGCGAGGCCCATATCACCAACTTTTCCTTGCTGCCGATGAGTCCGGCCGACATGGACTGCCTGGATGCCATCCTGGGGCCGGGTAATAGCGGGGTGTTTTCCCGCGGCTATGGCAAATGCCGCATCATGGCCACCTCGCTGGCTAATGTCTGGCGCGTGCAGTACTTCAACGGCATGAACAGCATCTTGCTGGATACGCTGGAAATCACCCGCATTCCGGAAGTGGCACTGGCTTCGGCGGACGATCTGGCCGACTCGCTGGACCGCCTGCAGGAAGCCTGGCAGTGGTTGCAGGGGGAATACTGATGGACGGGCGCTTCGAAGGCTCCTATCTGGGGCGCGATGACAGCCTGGCGGATACTGCGCGCATGGAGTGCAAGATCTGCTGGTGGGTGTACGACCCGGCACAAGGCGACGATGTGTGGCAGATTCCGCCCGGCACGCCGTTTTCCGGGCTGCCGGAACACTGGCGCTGCCCGGTGTGCGATGGCGCACGTGACCAGTTCATGGTGCTGGACAGCCCGGCATGAACCCTGCCCAGACCCCCGGCCCCGGGCTGGAACAGCTATTCCGCCAGATTGCCGACACGCGCATGCAGGGCATTCCCATCCTCAATCCGGCGCTACAGGTGCAAGCCATCGGCTTCCGGCAGTGGGACGGCCCGCACGGCCAGCTATGGGTGGGCGTGCTGCTCACCCCCTGGTTCATGAACCTGTTGCTGCTGCCCGCCGCAGCCGACAGCCTGCCGCCGGTGCCACCGGGTGGCGAGGTGGTGGTGCAACTGCCGGGTGATGCCCTGCCCTTCATGGCTGGGCATGAAGCCGCACTGGGCGACTACCGGCTGTGCTCGCTGTTTTCACCGGTGCTGCAATTTGTCGACCAGGCCAGTGCCTGCAGCACGGCAGAAGAAGTGCTCAAGCTATTGTTTCCACCAGCACAGCCCGCCGCACCGGACCTGTCGCGCCGCCGCCTGTTTGGACTGGGCCGATGACAGCCGATCAGATCCGCATTCATCTGAGCCAGGACAAGGACGGGGCCACGGCTCCGCGCGTAAGCTGGCCACGTCGGGAAGCAGAGCGGCTGTTCATCGGCCAGCCCGCTGCGCAAGCCATTGCCATGACCCCGCTGCTGTTTTCCCTGTGCGCCCAGGCGCAAAGCCTGGCCGCCAGGCTGGTACTGCAGCAGGCCGCCGGTCAGCAGGCCACGGCAAGTGATGAACAGCGAGCCACGCTGACACTGGAAGCCACGCGCGAAACCCTGCGCAAGCTGCTACTGGACTGGTCGCAGGCTTTTGACGGCACAGCGGCGGCGGCAGAGTGGACCGCACAATGGCGCGCCGCACAGGACCTGCCCTCCCTGCGCAGCCTGGCCGAAGCCTTTGTCTACGGTGAGGACTGCCAGCACTGGCTGCAACGCGGCGAAGACGGCTGGCTGGCCTGGCTGATGCAAGGCGATACCGCACCGGCACGCTGGCTGCGCATGCTGGAGCAGCCGCTGCCCGGCTGTACGCTGCTGCCACCGTTTGGCGCTGGCATGCTGGCGGCGCATCTGGCCGACTGGCTGCGCCCAGGCGGGCCGGTATGGCAGGGACAGGCGCGCGAGGTAAGCGCACTGGCACGTGAAGCCGCCCATCTGCCCGGCCTGCTGGAAAAAAATTTACGCCCGCGCGCACGGCTGCTGGCGCGGCTGCTGCAACTGGCGCGCTGGCTGAGCGGCACACAGCAATTGCAAGCCAGTGCCGCCTGCCTGCCCGACGGCGCGCTGGCGCTGGTGGACACCGCACGCGGGCCGCTGCTGCATCTGGCGGCACTGGATGAAAATGGCCGCATCAGCCGTTACCGGGTGGTGCCGCCCACGCTGTGGCATGCACACCCGGAAGGGGTATTGCGGGTAAGCCTGGGTTTTCTGGCGGCAGCGTCTGACGCAGAATGGCAGCGCCAGATCAGCCTGATCGACCCCTGTGTGGCATACAGCGTGAGCAAGGAAACCGAATATGCATGAAATGTCACTGGCTGAAGGCATCATCCAGTTGCTGGAAGACCAGGCCAAGGCCCAGGACTTCCGGCGGGTAAAACAGGTATGGCTGAGCATAGGCGAGCTGGCCGGGGTGGAAGTGGAAGCCCTGGATTTTTGCCTGGAAGTAGTCAGCCGCGACACGCTGGCCGATGGCGCGCGCTTTCACTTTGTGCGCCAGCCCGGTGAAGGCTGGTGCCTGGCCTGCAGCCAGCGCGTGGCCGTCCATGCTCGCTTTGATGCCTGCCCACTGTGCGGCAAGCATCAGGTGCAAGTAACCGGTGGCGATGAAATGCGCGTCAGCGAACTGGAAGTGGAATAAGCCCCGCCCCATGAATACCGGCAAGTGGCCACCGGCCGCTGCCATCAGAATGAAAAACAAGGAGAGGCAGCAATGTGTACCGTTTGCGGCTGCAGCAAAGGCAATGTGAAGATTGAAGGCCGGACTCCCGGCGGCGTGAAGTTTCCCTATCGCCCGCACCATGCGCACTCTCATGATCATGGCCATTCCCACGACCACGACCACGACCAGCATCATCATGTTCACGCCCACCTGGCACCGGCCAGCCCGGCAGACCAAGCGGCAGAGCATCAGCCCACGCTCAGCCAGCAGGCGGGCGGTGCGGCGCTGCATTATGGCCAGGGCGCGGCCCATGCCCATGCGCCGGGGCTGAGCCAGGCGCGCATGGTGAAGATTGAGCAGGACATCCTGTCCAAGAACGATGGCTATGCCGCGCAAAACCGCCAGTGGCTGCGCGACCGTGGCATTTTTGCGCTCAATCTGGTGTCCAGTCCCGGCTCGGGCAAAACCACCCTGCTGGCCGAAACCATCCGCCAACTGGGCAGCGACACCCTGGTGTACGTGGTGGAAGGCGACCAGCAAACCAGCAACGATGCCGAGCGCATCCGCGCGGCCGGCGCGCCCGCCATCCAGATCAACACCGGCAAGGGCTGCCATCTGGACGCCCACATGGTGGGCCAGGCGCTGGAACAGCTGAACCCGGCCGATGACAGCCTGTTGCTGATCGAAAACGTGGGCAATCTGGTATGCCCGGCGGCTTTCGATCTGGGCGAGGCGCACAAGGTGGCCATCCTGTCCGTCACCGAAGGCGAGGACAAACCGCTGAAGTACCCGGACATGTTTGCTGCCGCCGACATCATGCTGCTGACCAAGATCGACCTGCTGCGCCATCTGGATTTCGACGTGGACGTGTGCATTGCCAACGCGCGGCGCATCAACCCGAAAATCAAGGTTTTGCAGCTATCCAGCAAGAGCGGCGACGGCATGGACCTGTGGATTGACTGGCTGTTGCTGGCCATGAACGATGCCCAGTTGGTGAAACAGCGCGAAGTGGCCCGCCTGCGTCAGCAGATAGCCGCGCTGGAGCAGCAGTTGCAGGAGCGCCGCTGAATCATGCCGACACAACGCTTGCGACTGGCCATCCGCGGCCGGGTACAGGGAGTGGGCTTTCGCCCCTTCATCTGGCGCACCGCCCAGGCGGCTGGCCTGTCCGGCTTTGTACACAACACCGGCGAAGGCGTCACCATCGAACTGCAGGGCAGCAGCAGCCAGCTGGATGCCTTCCAACTGCATTTGCAACAGGATTTGCCGCCGCTGGCCCAGATCGACAGCATGCAGCAAAGCCTGCTGGACCCGCTGCCGGATGAAGACGGCTTTGAAATCCGCAGCAGCAGCGGCAGCACCACCCAGGCGCGCCTGCCCGCCGACAGTGCCACCTGTCCGGCCTGTCTGGACGAGCTGTTTGACCCGGCCAATCGCCGCTATCGCTACCCCTTCATCAACTGTACCGATTGCGGCCCGCGCTACACCGTCACCCATCGCCTGCCCTACGACCGCGCCAACACCAGCATGCTGCCCTTTTTGCTGTGCCCGACCTGTCGCAGCGAATACCAAGGCCCGCACAGCCGCCGCTTTCATGCCGAACCCACCGCCTGTCCGGACTGCGGCCCGCAGCTGCAACTGACCGACCGCTTTGGTGTGCCGCTCAACGGCGACCCGCTGCACGGTGCCTGGCAAATCCTGCAGATGGGCCGCAGCATTGCCATGAAAGGGCTGGGTGGCTTTCATCTGGTATGCGACGCCACCAATCCGGAAGCTGTGGCGCGGCTGCGACAGCTCAAGCATCGCCCCGGCAAGCCGCTGGCAGTGATGGCGCTCAATGTGGAATCGGTGCGCGCCTTTTGTGAAGTCAGCCCGCAGGAAGCCGCCTGGCTGCAACGCCCGGAACGGCCCATCGTGCTGCTGCAGAAAAAACCGGAAGCCGACCAACGGATGCCGGACATCGCCCCCGGCATTGCCGCCATCGGCGTGATGCTGCCCTACACCCCGCTGCAATGGCTGTTGTTCCACGAAGCGCTGGGCCGCCCGCAAGGCCAGCAATGGCGCGAGCACGCCTGTGAGCAAAGCTGGGTGATGACCAGTGCCAACCTGTCCGGCGAACCGATTGTCACCAGCAATCAGGAAGCGCGTGAACGGCTGAACAAGGTGGCCGACGTGTTCCTGCTGCACAACCGCAATATCGTCACCCGCTGCGACGACAGCGTGCTGGCGCTGCAAGACGCGCAGCCCTTGTTCTACCGCCGGGCGCGCGGCTTTGTGCCGGACCCGCTGCCCCTGGCCGAGGGCGGGCCGGACGTGCTGGCGCTGGGGGCTTATCTCAAGACCACCGCCACCGTGCTGCGCGGCAACGAAGCCTTTGTCTCGCAACATGTGGGCGATCTGGACCACCCGCTCAGTTGCGAGGCGCTGGAACACACCGCCCAGCACCTGCTGGACCTGACCGGCGTCAACCCGCAGGCCATTGCCTGTGATTTGCAGCCGGACAGTTTTTCCAGCCAGTTGGCTCAGCAATGGTCACGCCAATTGGGCATTCCCTTGCTGCCGGTGCAGCACCACCATGCCCACCTGGCTGCCGTCATCGCCGAGCATGGCCTGCAAGGCCCGACGCTGGGTCTGGCGCTGGACGGCTATGGCCTGGGCAAGAATGGCGGTGCCTGGGGCGGTGAGCTGATGATGCTGGAAGGGGCCAGTTGCGAACGCATGGGCCATATCACCCCCTTGCCGCTGCCCGGTGGTGACAAGGCCGCCCGTGAGCCCTGGCGCATGGCGGTGGGCTTGTGGCACCGGCTGGCCGGCGCGCTGCCCTTGCCGCCGCAGCTGAGCGACCGCCCCGGCCTGCCCATATTGCTGCGCCAGTTGGAAACCGGGCTCAACTGCCCGGACACCACCAGCATGGGGCGCTGGTTTGATGCCATCGCCGGTCTGGCCGGCATCTGCCCGGAACAAAGCTTCGAGAGCGAGGCCGCGCAAAAACTGGAAGCGCTGGCCACGCCCTGCGCACCGCTGGCCGGAGGCTGGCAGGTATCGTCCACCAATCTGCTGGACCTCAGCCCGCTGGCGCGCCAGTTGCTGCAACTGCACGACCCGCTGGCCATTGCCAGCCTGTGGCACGCCACGCTGGCGCATGCGCTAGCCGACTGGGCCGCACGTGCCTCCAGCACCACCGGCATCCAGCAACTGGTGCTGGCCGGTGGCTGCTGCGCCAATCGCCAATTGCTGCAAGGCCTGCTGCCGCTGCTGCGTGACGCCGGCCTGCAGGTCTATACCGCCCATGCCCTGCCGCCCAACGACGGCGGCCTGAGCCTGGGTCAGGCCTGGGTGGCACGGCAACGCCTGCTGCAAGGCACGGCGCAGAGCGCTTTATCCTGAGCCACGCCGCCGCGCAAACACAATAACAAGGAGAAGGAATCATGTGCCTGGCCATGCCGGTAAGAATCAGCCAGCTACTGCCCGACGAGATGGCGGTAGTGGACGTGGACGGTGTCAGCCGTGAAGTATCGGTCGCCCTGATCGACAGCCCGCAGGAAGGCGATTACGTCATCCTGCACGTCGGCTATGCCATCGGCAAACTCGATGCCGAAGAAGCCGCCCGCACCCTGGCCCTGATGGATCAATTGGCAGCGGGGGAGCAGGCATGAAGTATGTAGACGAATTCCGCCGTGGCGACATTGCCCGTGGCATGGCTGCGCAAATCAGCCGTCTGGTGGACCCGGCCCGTGAATACCGGCTGATGGAGTTCTGTGGCGGCCACACCCACGCCATTGCCCGCTACGGCCTCACCGGCTTGCTGCCGGACAATATCCGGCTGATCCACGGCCCCGGCTGTCCGGTGTGTGTGCTGCCCATCGGCCGGGTGGATTCCGCCATCGAGCTGGCGCTGCGTCCGGATGTCATCCTGTGCAGTTATGGCGACACCCTGCGCGTGCCGGCATCCAACAAGATGAGCTTGTACCAGGCGCGTGCCAAGGGCGCGGACGTGCGCATGGTGTACTCCACCAATGACGCCTTGCAGATTGCCCGCGACAACCCGCACAAGCAGGTGGTGTTCTTTGCCATCGGCTTTGAAACCACCACCCCGCCCACCGGACTGGCGCTATTGCAGGCGCGGCAGGAACAACTGGCCAATTTCAGTGTGTTCTGCAACCACGTGCTCACCCCGCCCGCCATGCGCCATCTGCTGGCCGCAGGCGATGCGGTGCAGCTGGACGGCTTTATCGGCCCCTCCCACGTCAGCACCGTGATTGGCAGCGCACCCTATGCTGCGGTGGCCGAGGAGTTTGCCAAGCCGGTGGTGATTGCCGGTTTCGAACCGCTGGACGTGCTGCAGGCGGTGGCCATGCTGGTGGAGCAGATCAAGCAGGGCCGCACCGAGGTGGAAACCCAGTTCAGCCGCGCCGTCACCCACGAAGGCAATCAGAAAGCCCGCCAGCGGGTGGCGCAAACCATGGTGCTGCGCGACAGCTTTGAATGGCGCGGCCTGGGCCAGGTGCCGCACTCCGCGCTGGCCATTCACCCGGACTTTGCCGAATTTGACGCCGAGCTGCGCTTTGCCCTGCCGTATCGCCATGTGCCGGACCACAAGGCCTGTGAGTGCGGTGCCATCCTGCGCGGCCAGAAGCAACCGCAGGACTGCAAGGTATTCGGCATTGTCTGCACGCCGGACAACCCGCTGGGCTCCTGCATGGTGTCCAGTGAAGGGGCCTGTGCCGCCCATTACCACTATGGCCGTTTCGTACAGGGAGCCACGGCATGAGCAAGCCCTACACCCGTCCGCTCGACCTCAAGCACGGCCTGGTCAACCTCACCCACGGCAGCGGTGGCCGCGCCATGGCCCAGTTGGTGAGCGAGCTGTTTGCCGCCGAGTTTGCCAACGACTGGCTGGCGCAGGGTAATGACCAGGCTATCCTGCCGCCACCGGGCGGACGCATTGCCATTGCCACCGACAGCCATGTCATTTCGCCCTTGTTCTTTCCCGGTGGCGATATCGGCAGCCTGGCGGTGCATGGCACGGTCAACGACCTGGCCATGGGCGGTGCCACACCCTTGTACCTGTCCGCCGGTTTCATTCTGGAAGAAGGCTTGCCGCTGGCTGATCTGGCGCGCATCGTGCGCTCCATGGCTGCCGCTGCGCGCGCGGCCGGCGTGGCCATTGTCACCGGCGACACCAAGGTGGTGGAACGCGGCAAGGGCGATGGCGTGTTCATTTCCACCACCGGCGTGGGCGTGGTGGCCGACGGAGTAAACCTGTCCGGCGATCAGGCCCGTCCCGGCGATGTGATCCTGCTGTCCGGCACGCTGGGCGATCATGGCATGGCGGTGATGTCGCAACGTGAAGGGCTGGGCTTTGCCAGCCCCATCCTGTCCGACAGCGCAGCCCTGCACACCCTGGCTGCCGCGCTGATGGCCGCCAGCCCCGGCCTGCTCCTGATGCGCGACCCCACCCGTGGCGGCCTGGCCACCACGCTCAACGAAATCGCCCAGCAGTCCGGTGTGGGCATGCGGCTGCAGGAAAGCGCCATTCCGGTACAGGCCAGCGTGCGCGCCGCCTGCGAATTTCTGGGATTGGACCCGCTCTACATTGCCAATGAAGGTAAACTGGTGGCCATCTGCCCGGCAGCAGAGGCGGCGGCGGCACTAGCCGCCCTGCAAGCCCACCCGCTGGGACAGCAGGCGGCCATCATCGGCGAAGTGGTGCATGACGCCCACCAGTTTGTGCGGGTACAAACCGATTTTGGCGGCGAACGCTTGCTGGACTGGCTGAGCGGCGAAATGCTGCCGCGCATTTGCTAAGCCCGTTTCCGCTAGCGCAAACAACAATAATTCGCCGGGCCTGCCGGCCCGCACCGTACCGAACACACCGCATCGAACACATTTTGGGGAATAACAACAATGCGCGCCAAACCCGCCATCTTGCTGGTGGATGATGAAATCCGTTCACTGGAAGCCCTGGAACGCACGCTGGAAGACGACTTCACCCTGTTTACCGCCAGCGGCGCTGCCGAAGCGCTGGCCATTCTGGATTCGGAGTTCATCCAGGTGGTGGTGAGCGACCAGCGCATGCCGGACATGAGCGGCGTGGAATTTCTCAAACAGGTGCGCGAACGCTGTCCGCAAGTCATCCGCATCATCCTGTCCGGTTACACCGACAACGCCGACATCATTGCCGCGGTCAACGAAGCGGGTATCTATCAATACCTGCTCAAGCCGTGGCGGCCGGAATCGCTGCTGCTCACCGTGCAGGGCGCGGTGGAACTGTTCCGCCTGCAGCAGGAAAACGAGCTGCTGAATGTGGAGCTGAAATCGTCCGAACCCTGGCTCAAGGTGCGGGTGGACAGCAAGCGCGAGCAGATGCGCGAACGCTCGGCCATGGACAATATCGTGCGTGCGCCGGATAGCAGCATGAGCAAGATCTGCGCGCTGCTGTCGCGGGTGGCGCCGTTTGACATCTCCGTGCTGATTGAAGGCGAATCCGGCGTGGGCAAGGAATTGCTGGCGCGCGCACTGCACTATGCCAGCCACCGCCGTGACCGCCCCTTCGTGGTGGAAAACTGCGCCGCCATGCCGGAACAACTACTGGAAAGCGAGCTGTTCGGCCACAAACGCGGAGCGTTTACCGGGGCCTACCAGGACCGCATCGGCCTGTTCCAGCAAGCCGATGGCGGCACCATTTTCCTGGATGAAATCGGCGAAACCTCACCCGCCTTCCAGGCCAAGCTGCTGCGCGTGCTGCAAGAAGGCGAAATCCGCCCGGTGGGCAGCCCGCGCCCGCTCAAGGTGAATGTGCGCGTGGTATCGGCCACCAACAAGCAACTGCCCGAGCTGGTACGCGCTGGTCAGTTTCGCGAAGACCTCTACTACCGGCTGTCCGCCTTTACCGTCAGCGTACCGCCACTGCGCGACCGGCCGCAGGACATTCCGCTGATTGCCCACAGCCTGCTGGAAGAAGCCTGCCAGCACTATCAGCGTCCGGCCGCCCATTTTGGCGAAGACACCCTGCAAGCCATGCAGGACTACCGCTGGCCGGGCAATGTGCGCCAGCTGCGCAACGAGATCAACCGCATGCTGGTATTGAGTGACGAAGACCGGCTGGGTGCCGAGCTGCTGTCGGCCGAAGTGCTGCAAGCCGCCGCCGAAGAGCAAGTTGCCGAGCTGGCCTTTCTTTCCGGCCTGCCGGGCGATCTGAAAACCCGCATGGAAGAACTGGAAAAGCAGATCC contains the following coding sequences:
- the hypE gene encoding hydrogenase expression/formation protein HypE; this encodes MSKPYTRPLDLKHGLVNLTHGSGGRAMAQLVSELFAAEFANDWLAQGNDQAILPPPGGRIAIATDSHVISPLFFPGGDIGSLAVHGTVNDLAMGGATPLYLSAGFILEEGLPLADLARIVRSMAAAARAAGVAIVTGDTKVVERGKGDGVFISTTGVGVVADGVNLSGDQARPGDVILLSGTLGDHGMAVMSQREGLGFASPILSDSAALHTLAAALMAASPGLLLMRDPTRGGLATTLNEIAQQSGVGMRLQESAIPVQASVRAACEFLGLDPLYIANEGKLVAICPAAEAAAALAALQAHPLGQQAAIIGEVVHDAHQFVRVQTDFGGERLLDWLSGEMLPRIC
- the hypF gene encoding carbamoyltransferase HypF, translated to MPTQRLRLAIRGRVQGVGFRPFIWRTAQAAGLSGFVHNTGEGVTIELQGSSSQLDAFQLHLQQDLPPLAQIDSMQQSLLDPLPDEDGFEIRSSSGSTTQARLPADSATCPACLDELFDPANRRYRYPFINCTDCGPRYTVTHRLPYDRANTSMLPFLLCPTCRSEYQGPHSRRFHAEPTACPDCGPQLQLTDRFGVPLNGDPLHGAWQILQMGRSIAMKGLGGFHLVCDATNPEAVARLRQLKHRPGKPLAVMALNVESVRAFCEVSPQEAAWLQRPERPIVLLQKKPEADQRMPDIAPGIAAIGVMLPYTPLQWLLFHEALGRPQGQQWREHACEQSWVMTSANLSGEPIVTSNQEARERLNKVADVFLLHNRNIVTRCDDSVLALQDAQPLFYRRARGFVPDPLPLAEGGPDVLALGAYLKTTATVLRGNEAFVSQHVGDLDHPLSCEALEHTAQHLLDLTGVNPQAIACDLQPDSFSSQLAQQWSRQLGIPLLPVQHHHAHLAAVIAEHGLQGPTLGLALDGYGLGKNGGAWGGELMMLEGASCERMGHITPLPLPGGDKAAREPWRMAVGLWHRLAGALPLPPQLSDRPGLPILLRQLETGLNCPDTTSMGRWFDAIAGLAGICPEQSFESEAAQKLEALATPCAPLAGGWQVSSTNLLDLSPLARQLLQLHDPLAIASLWHATLAHALADWAARASSTTGIQQLVLAGGCCANRQLLQGLLPLLRDAGLQVYTAHALPPNDGGLSLGQAWVARQRLLQGTAQSALS
- a CDS encoding HypC/HybG/HupF family hydrogenase formation chaperone; the protein is MCLAMPVRISQLLPDEMAVVDVDGVSREVSVALIDSPQEGDYVILHVGYAIGKLDAEEAARTLALMDQLAAGEQA
- the hypD gene encoding hydrogenase formation protein HypD produces the protein MKYVDEFRRGDIARGMAAQISRLVDPAREYRLMEFCGGHTHAIARYGLTGLLPDNIRLIHGPGCPVCVLPIGRVDSAIELALRPDVILCSYGDTLRVPASNKMSLYQARAKGADVRMVYSTNDALQIARDNPHKQVVFFAIGFETTTPPTGLALLQARQEQLANFSVFCNHVLTPPAMRHLLAAGDAVQLDGFIGPSHVSTVIGSAPYAAVAEEFAKPVVIAGFEPLDVLQAVAMLVEQIKQGRTEVETQFSRAVTHEGNQKARQRVAQTMVLRDSFEWRGLGQVPHSALAIHPDFAEFDAELRFALPYRHVPDHKACECGAILRGQKQPQDCKVFGIVCTPDNPLGSCMVSSEGACAAHYHYGRFVQGATA
- a CDS encoding sigma-54-dependent transcriptional regulator, which encodes MRAKPAILLVDDEIRSLEALERTLEDDFTLFTASGAAEALAILDSEFIQVVVSDQRMPDMSGVEFLKQVRERCPQVIRIILSGYTDNADIIAAVNEAGIYQYLLKPWRPESLLLTVQGAVELFRLQQENELLNVELKSSEPWLKVRVDSKREQMRERSAMDNIVRAPDSSMSKICALLSRVAPFDISVLIEGESGVGKELLARALHYASHRRDRPFVVENCAAMPEQLLESELFGHKRGAFTGAYQDRIGLFQQADGGTIFLDEIGETSPAFQAKLLRVLQEGEIRPVGSPRPLKVNVRVVSATNKQLPELVRAGQFREDLYYRLSAFTVSVPPLRDRPQDIPLIAHSLLEEACQHYQRPAAHFGEDTLQAMQDYRWPGNVRQLRNEINRMLVLSDEDRLGAELLSAEVLQAAAEEQVAELAFLSGLPGDLKTRMEELEKQILRETLTRLRWNKTRAAAELGLSRVGLRNKLTRYGLEK